The Clostridiaceae bacterium HFYG-1003 genome includes a window with the following:
- a CDS encoding YjiH family protein — MFFNNTSSIPLDHIVTAIKKIPNYNLIFGLIMVIAGVVYSTMKKSWAKSTSAMIFYILKLVALVFAFLFVTKMGPAAIHEKSMLPLIWNSILVSVATIVPIGSIFLGFITEFGLMEFIGVYMEKIMRPIWRTPGRSAVDAVASFVGSYSLALLITNRVYQEKRYTTKEAAIIATGFSTVSATFMIIVAKTLGIMDRWVFYFILTAVVTFVVTAITTHIYPLSKKPDTYIDGSPAVKEEQKPITFSRAMGEAMDVFHQSPSVGKVMLNNFIDGFKMALNIAPSLLGVGMLGLLIARYTPIFDIIGYIFVPFTYLTMTPEPFLTAQALATSIAEMLLPAAFVVEAPLMTRMLVAVVSVSEILFFSASIPCMMATDIPLTMKDYIILWVERVILSILVTAPILLILL, encoded by the coding sequence GTGTTTTTTAACAACACCAGCAGCATTCCCCTGGACCACATAGTCACCGCCATCAAGAAGATTCCCAACTACAATCTGATCTTTGGTCTGATCATGGTCATCGCCGGCGTCGTTTATTCGACCATGAAAAAAAGCTGGGCCAAATCAACCTCCGCCATGATTTTTTATATTCTGAAACTGGTTGCCCTGGTTTTCGCCTTCCTGTTTGTCACAAAAATGGGACCGGCTGCCATTCATGAAAAAAGCATGCTGCCCCTCATCTGGAACAGCATACTGGTATCCGTCGCCACCATCGTTCCCATCGGATCAATTTTCCTGGGATTCATTACTGAGTTCGGTCTGATGGAATTTATCGGCGTCTATATGGAAAAAATCATGCGTCCGATCTGGCGCACTCCGGGCCGCTCGGCCGTTGACGCCGTCGCTTCCTTCGTGGGCAGCTACTCCCTGGCTCTGTTGATCACCAACCGGGTTTATCAGGAAAAACGCTACACAACGAAAGAAGCCGCTATCATCGCCACTGGTTTTTCCACCGTTTCCGCCACTTTTATGATCATCGTGGCCAAGACGCTGGGCATTATGGATCGATGGGTCTTTTACTTCATTTTGACCGCCGTCGTAACCTTTGTGGTCACAGCGATCACTACGCACATTTATCCCCTGTCAAAAAAGCCTGATACTTACATCGATGGCTCACCGGCAGTAAAAGAAGAACAGAAACCCATCACCTTCAGCCGCGCGATGGGCGAAGCTATGGATGTTTTCCATCAATCGCCCAGCGTCGGCAAAGTCATGCTGAACAACTTCATTGACGGCTTTAAAATGGCTCTGAATATTGCCCCGTCACTGCTTGGTGTTGGCATGCTCGGTCTTCTGATCGCCAGATATACTCCGATCTTCGACATCATCGGCTACATTTTCGTTCCCTTTACCTATCTGACCATGACGCCGGAACCCTTCCTGACCGCACAGGCTCTGGCAACCAGCATCGCTGAAATGCTTCTGCCTGCTGCCTTTGTGGTGGAAGCTCCGCTCATGACCCGGATGCTGGTCGCTGTTGTCAGCGTATCCGAAATCCTGTTCTTCTCAGCCTCCATCCCCTGCATGATGGCAACAGACATTCCCCTGACG